TCCAGCAATTTTTGCGCGAAATACGCCTCGCCCCAGCGCCAGTCGATGAGCAGGTGTTTGCATAAGAAACTGGCGGTAATCATTCTCACGCGATTGTGCATGGTGCCGGTTGCATTGAGTTCGCGCATACCGGCATCGACTAGCGGATAACCGGTGGTTCCTTCGCACCAGCGCTGGAATTCCGCCGCATCGTTGCGCCATTGAATACGATCGTACTGCGGCTTGAAGCTGCGTTGTGGCGTATGCGGAAAATGCCACAGAATCTGACTGAAAAACTCACGCCAGATCAATTCATTGCAGAAAATATCGCTACGGCTGAATGCATGCTGGAATATTTGCCGGATGCTGACCGTGCCGAAGCGCAGGTGCGGCCCCAGCAACGATGTGGCAGCTAGCGCCGGAAAATCGCGGTCGCGCGCGTAGTGCTGCAACATGTCGTGCTCCAACCGGTAAGCAGGGATGGCCATGGCCGAGCGGGTAAAGCCGATATCCGCTAATGACACGTCCGGCAGTGCTACATGTTTGATCAAATTGACCAATTTGGCCGTGGTCGCGTAAGGTGTCAACATCGTCTGGCTGTGCACCTTTCTCCATTTGCGCATGTACGGGGTGTATACCGTATACGCGCCGCCGCCATCCTTGCTGATCTCGTCTTTTTCAAACAGCACATGGTCTTTGTAGGTGCGAAACGCTACCCGCTGTGCTTCCAGCCATTGGCGCACAGCCTCGTCCCGTTCACGGGCGTACGGCTCGTAGTCATGGTTGGTGTAAACCGCGGCAACCGGATATGAACGCAGAATTTGCGCGAAAACTTCCAGTGGTTTGCCGTGATAGAGCGCGAGCGAACTGGCATGCTTTACTTCAAGCTCGGTACGCAAAGCTTGCAAAGTGTCGTGAATGAACGTGACGCGGGCATCGTCCTGCGGTAATCCGGCCAGAATGGCCGGGTCGAAAATGAAAATGGGTAAAACCGGGCGTCCCGATGCCAGAGCATGCGAAAGTCCGGCGTTATCGTCCAGACGCAAATCGCGCCGGAACCAAAAAACTGCAAGCGGGGTTGTCATGGTATTGTTCTGCCGGACCGGAAAATTCAGTGATGGTTAAATAAATCCGCCAATGCCGCCGGTAAATGATCGAATTTGAATTGAAAGCCGTATTCTCCCAGCAATCTTTTGGGCGCGATGTGATAACTGTTCAAAGCCAGCGCGGCAGCTTCGCCTAATGCCAGTTTCAGGATAAATGCCGGGGTAGGGAAGAATGCGGGCCGGTGCAATACGTCTCCAAACGCCGTTGCAAACTCACGGTAGCGCACCGGATGCGGTGACACGGCATTGACCGGGCCCCGGTAGCGGGTATCCAGTGCAGCATTGCAGTAGATCGAAACAATGTCCTCGAGATGTATCCATGGCAGCCACTGCTGGCCGTTGCCAACCGGTCCGCCCAAGCCCAATTTGAAAACCGGCAGCAATTTTTTCAGCATGCCGCCGTGACCGAGTACCACGCCGGTGCGAATGCTGACCCGGCGTACGCCCCTGCTTTCGATTCTTGCCGCTTCCTGTTCCCAATCGTGGCAAATGGTCTGCATAAAACTGAGCTGCTCAGGAACGGTATACGATTCATCATAGAGATCATCGCCAACACCCGGATAAATGCCGATGGCGGAGCCGCAGACAAAGGCCTGCAAACTATCCGGCGCAGCCGCGACCAATTTTCTCGTGCTGAGGATGCGCGAGGCATAAATCTCATGTTTGCGTGCTTTTGTCCAACGGCCTTCACCCAGATTCTCGCCCATCAGATTGATGATGATCTGGCAATCGTGCAGCGCTTCGGCGGGTACATCTTGCGTCGCATAATCCCACTCAAATGCGGGCACATTCAGCAGTTCGCTTGCCTTGCTGCAGTTGCGGCTCAGTACCGTTATGGTGTGTTGATCCTGCTGTAAACGCTGTACCAAATGGCGGCCGATAAACCCGGTTGCGCCGGTGATCAATATGTTCATTGTGCCATGCTCATGGGCAGATTAAAGATGAGCTCAGGATACACTCATTCCGGGGTTTTTTCAGTCCGCCGGTGCATTGAAACTGGTGGAAGGTTCTTACAATTAAAACAACTTTTGTCTGGAGTATCTGAGTGAGATGGCAAGGTATGCGGAGATGATGTATGACCATAGTTCATTGGTTTTACAAGAGATATTGTTTGGCATGATATCAATTGCAAGTAATTTTTATAGTGATGATTGGCGTGATTAGACGGGTTTGCAAGGCTTAGAAGTGTGTCAGTTAACTTTCAACTGCATTTAAAAGAGGCTGTGATGTTGAAAAAAACAATCGGGTGAAATTGATAGTGAACCATCGCAACTCATCAGATATTATTAATGCTGGTAGTCTAAAACCCGGAAAATATATGAGCGAACTCAAAACATGTTTTAAACGCGTTGATTATGACCTTGCAGGTTTATTGCATTACATAGACATAGGCGACATCGGTTTGCCAGACATCCAGCGTCCTTTTGTATGGTCCAATGCTAAAGTCCGTGATTTATTTGACTCGATGTATAGAGGTTTTCCAGTTGGCTATTTGCTGTTTTGGGCAAACCAAGCAGTGCAAGGTGTTAAGCAGATTGGCACGGGTGATAAAGCGCACCATGTACCGTCATTGCTTATTGTGGATGGCCAGCAACGTCTTACCTCGCTTTATGCGGTATTTCGTGGCAAAACGGTACTCGATGAAGATTACCAGGAACGGCGGATTGAAGTAGCTTTCCGTCCGCGTGATAGTAAATTTGATGTTGCTGATGCCGCCATTCGTCGCGATCCAGAGTGGATTGCAAATATTTCTGAAATCTGGTCATCAGGAAAATCGAGCAGGAAGCTGATCAATGATTTTATTCATCGGCTATCCAAAAAAACCCCCCTGACCGAAGACGAAGAAGAGGCAATATCACATAATCTTGACCGCTTGTTTGATTTGCAAAAGTTTCCTTTTACAGCTTTGGAAATAGCTCCATCTGTGGATGAAGAGCAAGTCGCAGATATTTTTGTGCGCATCAATAGTGAAGGTGTGAAGCTAAAACAGGCAGACTTTATTCTGACATTGTTATCTGTTTTCTGGGATGAAGGACGCAAGGCACTTGAAGATTTTTGTCGCCAATCTCGCAAAGTGCCAAGTCAGGGTAGCGGAGCTTCGCCGTTCAACTATTTTATACAGCCAGACCCAGATCAATTGCTCAGGGTATCTGTCGCTCTTGGCTTCGGGCGTGGGCGGCTAAAGAGTGTTTATCAGGTGTTACGTGGTAAGAACATGGATACCGGCGAGTTTTCAGCCGAAAGACGCGAATCTCAGTTCAAAGTGTTACAAGCGGCGCAAACGGAAGTATTGAATGTAACGAGCTGGCATCAGTTTCTCAGCAGTCTTGTGGGTGCCGGTTTTCGTGGCGGAGAAATGATCTCTTCGCAAAGTGCGCTGCTCTACGCTTATGCTTTTTACTTGATAGGTAGAAATCGTTTTAATGTTGTCGAACATGTATTGCAACGTCTAATTGGTCGCTGGTTTTTCTTCAGCGCTCTGACCGGGCGATATAGTAGTTCGCCAGAAACAGTAATGGATGGTGACTTGAACCGTGTGCTTGTAGTGACGAATGGTGATCTTTTCACCAAGATGCTGGAAGATATTATGGCTTCGGAGCTGACAAATGATTTCTGGGGAATAACGCTGCCCGCTAATTTGGAAAGTTCATCAGCTAGGAACCCTGAATTGTTTGCCTATATCGCTGCTCAAAACAAACTGTCTGCACCTGTTCTTTTCTCGCATAAAAAAGTGCCGGAGTTGCTTGATCCATCGTTAAAGTCAAATAAAAAGCCATTAGAGCGTCATCATCTTTTTCCGAAAGCTTGGCTTGCAGGGCAAGGTATCGATGATCTGAAAATTATCAATCAGCAGGCTAATTTCGCCCTCATTGAATGGCCGGACAATATAGACATAAGCGATACAGCTCCAGCAGAGTATGTACCGAAAATTCGATCCCGTTTCACTGATGAAGCATGGAAGTCGATGCACGAGTATCATGCACTACCGAAGGATTGGGAGACTTTGTCGTATCAGGATTTCCTTCAACAACGGCGGAAACTCATGGCTGCGATTATTCGATGTGGTTTTGATTCACTGAAATAATCATTACGAGCAAAAAGAAGGCAGCTATAGAATTGCGAATCCGCTAAAAGTAATGAGCACTCTACGAGATCACAAGATTAAAAAATACATACTCAATTCGCGCCCTGCCTCATGCTGCCCAAAACTAAAGTAACCGGACCTCCTCTGTTACTTTATTAACATGCAGGTTTGTCAGAAAAAATGACTTGATATAATGTGGTGTGGCTTGGATTCTGTTCCCTGATGCAGTCACTAGCGAAAAAAACCGGTTGCCGCTACACTCAACTCCCATGACGATCCCGTCGCACACTCCTTCTCCGAATCGCCCTTTTCTCCAGCAGGAATGGCGCAGCTTTTTACTCGCGATCGGTTTCTTTACGCGCATTCCAGTCCCCGATTTGCCGGATTTTCAAGAACAAGAGCTGAATCTGGCGGCCAAGTATTTTCCTCTGGTGGGCATCATGGTGGGGGCTTTTGCCGCCCTGGTGTACATGCTTGCCAGTACAGTGTTGCCGCAGGACATTGCCGTGCTGCTCAGCATGGTTGCCACTTTACTGCTCACCGGCGCTTTCCACGAAGATGGCTTGACGGATGCAATCGATGGTCTGGGGGGTGGCTGGGAAAAGGAACAAGTGTTGCATATCATGCAAGATTCCCGGATTGGCAGCTATGGTGCGGTGAGTATTGTCATGGCGCTGTTGTTAAAATTTACCGCGCTGACGCATTTTTCGCCGCTGCTGATACCGGCTGTGCTGATTGCAGGCCATGGTGTGAGCCGTTTTTGTGCGGTGTTGGTGATGGCGACGCAACGCTATGTGAAATACGCTGGCAAATCCAAACCGCTTGCGACCGTAATGCCGCCTACCCATCTGTGTATTGCCGCTTTATTCGGTTTATTGCCGCTGTTTTGGTTGGATTACTCCTGGTATTTGGGCTTAGTGCCGGTAGTGGCTGTCTGGGTATGGTTTAGCCTCGTGATAAAAAAGCGCATCGGCGGCTATACTGGCGATTGTTTGGGCGCGATGCAGCAGCTCACTGAAATCGCTTTTTATCTGGGCGTGTTGGCCTGTACGGCTATTTAACGTGTTGCATCAATGATTTTGCCGTGACCTCTGGTCAGATAATCTTCCGATTGCATTTCCGTCAAGCGTGAGACCGTGCGCTCAAACTCAAAACCGGCATCGCCATCGCTGTACAGCGAAGGCAGCGGCACGGCGGCGGAACAGAGGAATTTGACGCCATGTTCGTACAATGCATCGATAAAATGAATGAAGCGCCGGGCTTCATCGCTGTTTTCCTTGGTGAATTGCGGGATCGCGACCATGATGACGGTGTGATAGGCGCGGGCGATGGCGAGATAATCGGCGCTGCCGAGCGGATTTGCGCACAAGCGTTTAAACGAGAAAACGGCCACGCCGCGCGCCGCTTTCGATACAAACAAGCGGCGTCCCTGCACGATCAGTTCTTCGCTCGGCACCTTGGCGCGGTCCTCCACGCGGCGGTCGGTGAGGCGGAAGAATGCCGCCGATAACTGCGCAGTGGTTGCCGCATTGATGGGGAAATAATAGGTTTCCGCGCCTTGCAAGCGGTTGTAGCGATAATCGACCGGTCCTTCGAGCGGAATAATATCCAGCCTCTCCTTGATCTGCTCGATAAAAGGCAGAAAGCGCTGGCGGTTCAAACCATTCTTGTACAGGTCATCGGGTAGGCGGTTGGATGTTGCGACCACCACCACGCCCTGGGCGAACAATTCCTTGAACAGCCGCGTCAACACCATGGCATCGGCGATATCGGTGACTTGCAATTCGTCAAAGCACAAAAGTTGTGCTTCCTGGATGATTTTCCGCGCAATAAACGGCATGGGATCGT
The DNA window shown above is from Nitrosomonas sp. Is35 and carries:
- a CDS encoding deoxyribodipyrimidine photo-lyase — encoded protein: MTTPLAVFWFRRDLRLDDNAGLSHALASGRPVLPIFIFDPAILAGLPQDDARVTFIHDTLQALRTELEVKHASSLALYHGKPLEVFAQILRSYPVAAVYTNHDYEPYARERDEAVRQWLEAQRVAFRTYKDHVLFEKDEISKDGGGAYTVYTPYMRKWRKVHSQTMLTPYATTAKLVNLIKHVALPDVSLADIGFTRSAMAIPAYRLEHDMLQHYARDRDFPALAATSLLGPHLRFGTVSIRQIFQHAFSRSDIFCNELIWREFFSQILWHFPHTPQRSFKPQYDRIQWRNDAAEFQRWCEGTTGYPLVDAGMRELNATGTMHNRVRMITASFLCKHLLIDWRWGEAYFAQKLLDYEMASNVGNWQWVAGCGVDAAPYFRIFNPSAQTEKFDKQFAYIQTWVSDWHTLNYPAPIVDHTFARERCLQAYQRAVG
- the zapE gene encoding cell division protein ZapE — its product is MSQASQKNGPETEYHALIEAGELKPDAGQANAVAALERLYRELIDLPAGHTRGERSRSRLSTVLFGWLNNSKPAPKGIYLYGGVGRGKSMLMDLFYAVAPVTAKRRVHFHEFMLDIHARLKAWHELSAREKIQQGGRANDDDPMPFIARKIIQEAQLLCFDELQVTDIADAMVLTRLFKELFAQGVVVVATSNRLPDDLYKNGLNRQRFLPFIEQIKERLDIIPLEGPVDYRYNRLQGAETYYFPINAATTAQLSAAFFRLTDRRVEDRAKVPSEELIVQGRRLFVSKAARGVAVFSFKRLCANPLGSADYLAIARAYHTVIMVAIPQFTKENSDEARRFIHFIDALYEHGVKFLCSAAVPLPSLYSDGDAGFEFERTVSRLTEMQSEDYLTRGHGKIIDATR
- a CDS encoding TIGR01777 family oxidoreductase, coding for MNILITGATGFIGRHLVQRLQQDQHTITVLSRNCSKASELLNVPAFEWDYATQDVPAEALHDCQIIINLMGENLGEGRWTKARKHEIYASRILSTRKLVAAAPDSLQAFVCGSAIGIYPGVGDDLYDESYTVPEQLSFMQTICHDWEQEAARIESRGVRRVSIRTGVVLGHGGMLKKLLPVFKLGLGGPVGNGQQWLPWIHLEDIVSIYCNAALDTRYRGPVNAVSPHPVRYREFATAFGDVLHRPAFFPTPAFILKLALGEAAALALNSYHIAPKRLLGEYGFQFKFDHLPAALADLFNHH
- a CDS encoding adenosylcobinamide-GDP ribazoletransferase, whose protein sequence is MTIPSHTPSPNRPFLQQEWRSFLLAIGFFTRIPVPDLPDFQEQELNLAAKYFPLVGIMVGAFAALVYMLASTVLPQDIAVLLSMVATLLLTGAFHEDGLTDAIDGLGGGWEKEQVLHIMQDSRIGSYGAVSIVMALLLKFTALTHFSPLLIPAVLIAGHGVSRFCAVLVMATQRYVKYAGKSKPLATVMPPTHLCIAALFGLLPLFWLDYSWYLGLVPVVAVWVWFSLVIKKRIGGYTGDCLGAMQQLTEIAFYLGVLACTAI
- a CDS encoding DUF262 domain-containing protein, encoding MSELKTCFKRVDYDLAGLLHYIDIGDIGLPDIQRPFVWSNAKVRDLFDSMYRGFPVGYLLFWANQAVQGVKQIGTGDKAHHVPSLLIVDGQQRLTSLYAVFRGKTVLDEDYQERRIEVAFRPRDSKFDVADAAIRRDPEWIANISEIWSSGKSSRKLINDFIHRLSKKTPLTEDEEEAISHNLDRLFDLQKFPFTALEIAPSVDEEQVADIFVRINSEGVKLKQADFILTLLSVFWDEGRKALEDFCRQSRKVPSQGSGASPFNYFIQPDPDQLLRVSVALGFGRGRLKSVYQVLRGKNMDTGEFSAERRESQFKVLQAAQTEVLNVTSWHQFLSSLVGAGFRGGEMISSQSALLYAYAFYLIGRNRFNVVEHVLQRLIGRWFFFSALTGRYSSSPETVMDGDLNRVLVVTNGDLFTKMLEDIMASELTNDFWGITLPANLESSSARNPELFAYIAAQNKLSAPVLFSHKKVPELLDPSLKSNKKPLERHHLFPKAWLAGQGIDDLKIINQQANFALIEWPDNIDISDTAPAEYVPKIRSRFTDEAWKSMHEYHALPKDWETLSYQDFLQQRRKLMAAIIRCGFDSLK